In Capillimicrobium parvum, a genomic segment contains:
- a CDS encoding creatininase family protein: MTERHQLERMTWSEVDEALSRGVTAVLLPFGSIEQHGHHMPLDTDCFIARELSIRAAEHAEAEGVTLLVAPTVNVTLSWYHMQYPGSMRLTTETFLQVFRDVCDSLFHHGFETVVIVNGHGGNVPALTVAINHYYETTGRRMPLTNWLDLGSDVIAELDTPTIHAEEAETSLALALGQRVDMTRATRDAFNRSDAVRDAGLPWSSLGRYDAFHRGPSVTVPMDMLREISPSGVIGDATRASAETGERILDAVVPRLVRVACDLAARATGAVEA; the protein is encoded by the coding sequence GTGACAGAGCGACACCAGCTCGAGCGAATGACGTGGTCCGAGGTCGACGAGGCGCTGTCGCGCGGGGTGACGGCCGTGCTGCTGCCGTTCGGATCGATCGAGCAGCACGGCCACCACATGCCGCTCGACACCGACTGCTTCATCGCCCGGGAGCTCTCGATCCGCGCGGCCGAGCATGCCGAGGCAGAGGGCGTGACGCTCCTCGTGGCCCCGACGGTCAACGTGACGCTCTCCTGGTACCACATGCAGTACCCGGGCAGCATGCGGCTGACCACGGAGACCTTCCTGCAGGTCTTCCGCGACGTCTGCGACTCCCTCTTCCATCACGGCTTCGAGACCGTCGTGATCGTCAACGGTCACGGCGGCAACGTGCCCGCGCTCACGGTGGCGATCAACCACTACTACGAGACGACGGGCCGGCGCATGCCGTTGACGAACTGGCTGGACCTCGGCTCGGACGTGATCGCCGAGCTCGACACGCCGACGATCCACGCCGAGGAGGCCGAGACGTCGCTCGCGCTCGCGCTCGGTCAGCGCGTCGACATGACCCGGGCCACACGAGACGCGTTCAACCGCAGCGACGCGGTCCGCGATGCCGGGCTGCCGTGGTCGTCGCTCGGCCGCTATGACGCCTTCCACCGCGGCCCGTCCGTGACGGTGCCGATGGACATGCTGCGGGAGATCTCGCCGTCCGGCGTCATCGGCGACGCCACCCGGGCGAGCGCCGAGACGGGCGAGCGGATCCTCGATGCCGTGGTCCCGCGCCTCGTGCGGGTCGCGTGCGATCTCGCGGCGCGGGCGACCGGGGCGGTGGAGGCGTGA
- a CDS encoding RidA family protein, with the protein MRAERLSPAGLAPPEEPYVHAVRAGDTLYIAGQVAFDEHNRVVGAGDPRAQIEQCWRNVEVVLRSQGGSLHDVVKIVCYFKDIRHFPIELEVRGELFGDGPFPVATVVQVANLGLDSLLVEIDATAVLAA; encoded by the coding sequence GTGAGGGCCGAGCGTCTGTCACCGGCCGGCCTCGCCCCGCCCGAGGAGCCGTACGTCCACGCCGTTCGCGCCGGCGACACGCTGTACATCGCCGGCCAGGTGGCCTTCGACGAGCACAACCGCGTCGTCGGCGCCGGCGACCCGCGGGCGCAGATCGAGCAGTGCTGGCGCAACGTCGAGGTGGTGCTGCGATCTCAGGGCGGCTCGCTGCACGACGTCGTGAAGATCGTGTGCTACTTCAAGGACATCCGCCACTTCCCCATCGAGCTCGAGGTCCGCGGAGAGCTGTTCGGCGACGGCCCGTTCCCGGTCGCCACCGTGGTGCAGGTCGCGAACCTGGGCCTCGACTCCCTGCTCGTCGAGATCGACGCGACGGCGGTCCTCGCCGCATGA
- a CDS encoding ester cyclase, with protein MSRDGAQLASRLHEAYNAHDADAAGRLYAPDGRHVEIATGGERSGPEAIADGLRGLLAAFPDARWEERMLIAEGDRAAIGYVLTGTLTEAFGPFEPNGQRLELPGVHLVSTAGGEITRCEDYWDAASFGRQMRG; from the coding sequence ATGAGTCGCGACGGCGCACAGCTGGCGAGCCGGCTGCACGAGGCCTACAACGCCCACGACGCCGATGCCGCCGGTCGCCTCTATGCGCCGGACGGCCGCCACGTCGAGATCGCGACAGGCGGCGAGCGCAGCGGGCCCGAGGCGATCGCGGACGGGCTCCGTGGCCTCCTGGCCGCGTTCCCGGACGCTCGCTGGGAGGAGCGGATGCTCATCGCCGAAGGCGACCGGGCGGCGATCGGCTACGTGCTGACGGGCACGCTGACGGAGGCCTTCGGGCCGTTCGAGCCGAACGGCCAGCGGCTCGAGCTGCCCGGCGTTCACCTCGTGTCGACCGCCGGTGGCGAGATCACCCGCTGCGAGGACTACTGGGACGCGGCGAGCTTCGGCCGCCAGATGCGCGGCTGA
- a CDS encoding MFS transporter, translated as MIRRAPPPAELARRHATLAIVALTLAALNLRPGLSSVGPVLPRIRSDLSLTSAEAGLLTTLPSLCFAAFAPMAARLSQRFGTERTVIAALGLIGIATALRWPADRAASLFGATIVLGFAIAIAQTLLPPVVKRRFPGRAVLATGAYALAINLGALMAASLTAPAAHALGGSWEAALGIWSLLTVPAVAAWVVLERVSPDRAPAVRAPTRLPWRSPLAWKLTLYMGGLSIIYIVLLTWLAPRYEDLGYSDSRAALVLTVFTAGQIVGGVLVPLLARHRGDLRRWLAVSTALVAVGALGLGLGGGSAPWVWATLAGLGMGGAFPLTLTLFVIFARTPEESSRLTAMGFSIGYLIAAVGPALAGALRDITGSLALPITLLGIVALIMLAGIPSLRRTAD; from the coding sequence GTGATCCGACGCGCCCCGCCCCCGGCAGAGCTCGCCCGCCGTCACGCGACCCTCGCGATCGTCGCGCTGACGCTCGCCGCGCTGAACCTGCGCCCGGGGCTGTCATCGGTCGGTCCGGTGCTGCCGAGGATCCGCAGCGACCTGTCGCTCACGAGTGCCGAGGCCGGCCTGCTGACCACGCTGCCCTCCCTGTGCTTCGCCGCGTTCGCCCCCATGGCCGCGCGGCTGTCCCAGCGCTTCGGCACCGAGCGCACGGTCATCGCGGCGCTCGGCCTGATCGGCATCGCGACCGCGCTGCGCTGGCCGGCCGACCGCGCCGCATCGCTGTTCGGCGCGACGATCGTGCTGGGCTTCGCCATCGCGATCGCGCAGACGCTCCTCCCGCCGGTCGTCAAGCGCCGGTTCCCCGGCAGGGCGGTGCTGGCCACCGGCGCCTACGCGCTGGCCATCAACCTCGGCGCGCTGATGGCCGCGAGCCTCACCGCCCCCGCCGCGCACGCACTGGGGGGATCGTGGGAAGCGGCGCTCGGGATCTGGAGCCTGCTCACGGTCCCGGCGGTGGCGGCCTGGGTGGTGCTCGAGCGCGTCTCGCCGGACCGTGCGCCGGCCGTCCGCGCGCCGACGCGGCTGCCCTGGCGCAGCCCGCTCGCCTGGAAGCTCACGCTGTACATGGGCGGGCTGTCGATCATCTACATCGTGCTGCTCACGTGGCTCGCGCCGCGCTACGAGGATCTGGGGTACTCCGACAGTCGGGCGGCCCTCGTGCTCACCGTCTTCACGGCAGGGCAGATCGTCGGGGGGGTGCTCGTGCCGCTGCTCGCCCGGCACCGCGGCGACCTGCGCCGGTGGCTGGCCGTGAGCACGGCGCTCGTCGCCGTGGGCGCCCTCGGGCTCGGGCTCGGTGGCGGTTCCGCCCCATGGGTGTGGGCGACCCTGGCGGGACTGGGCATGGGCGGCGCCTTTCCGCTCACGCTCACCCTCTTCGTCATCTTCGCCCGGACCCCCGAGGAGTCCAGCCGGCTGACCGCGATGGGCTTCTCGATCGGCTACCTGATCGCCGCGGTGGGACCGGCGCTGGCGGGCGCCCTGCGCGACATCACGGGCAGCCTCGCGCTGCCGATCACGCTGCTCGGCATCGTGGCGCTGATCATGCTGGCGGGGATCCCGTCGCTGCGCCGGACCGCGGACTGA
- a CDS encoding putative quinol monooxygenase: MADAYAITLRCHDGDAARFRRVLAEIAGPSRAEEGNVVFETHQAPDDENAFFVYESYRDEAAYEAHLATPWFKRVEEELFPALADRAVQRYVTIDAAR, from the coding sequence ATGGCCGACGCCTATGCAATCACCCTGCGCTGCCACGACGGAGATGCGGCCCGCTTCCGCCGCGTGCTGGCGGAGATCGCCGGGCCCAGCCGGGCCGAGGAGGGCAACGTCGTCTTCGAGACGCATCAAGCGCCTGACGACGAGAACGCCTTCTTTGTGTATGAGAGCTACCGCGACGAAGCCGCGTACGAGGCGCACCTGGCCACGCCGTGGTTCAAGCGCGTCGAGGAGGAGCTGTTCCCGGCGCTCGCGGACCGGGCCGTTCAGCGTTACGTCACCATCGACGCCGCGCGGTGA
- a CDS encoding ATP-binding protein: MSNRLPDPFARLEERPLSVPKGEANGATDLIAATFRDAPVPALLVEVGAPEGVVCRAPNRAFCRLVGFGEEEVWGQPLDELIEDASRLVTALEGGSAEERFEGHCRHGRGGRIRVVVEAAPLDLPGQERLAILQLHEMTEAEDAQRALRESENRMQEVVDNVTALIYIKRRDGRYLLINRHFEEMFGVSREDTPNCSDYDFFPPAIAAVYAANDRRVLTTGKPMECEEPWTHGRTWLSLKFPLFDDEGAPYAVGGISTDITDRSRAEAAIRHAKEEAERGNRAKSEFLSRMSHELRTPLNAIIGFGQLLEMEDLPPSANESVERIVTAGRHLLTLINEVLDISRIEAGAQPTAVEPVHACEPLAEALDLITPLARERKVSIVRDFHGGLFEFVLADPHRLKQVLLNVVTNAVKYNRPGGTVRAAFVKSGDDRLRFVIMDTGLGIEPENLEKVFLPFERLGADRTNREGTGLGLALSRGLVEAMGGTIGIERSAPGEGTTFFVELPLTERRDLAATDLLRGSSADVEGLTIGGPVTVAYIEDNLSNLELVERLFERVGNVTLIPAMQGQLGIELAARHRPHLVLLDLHLPDLDGDEVLRRLQGDERTKHIPVIVLSADATSARIDELKEHGAAGYLTKPIDVHEFLAAVRQTLARTA; encoded by the coding sequence GTGAGCAATCGGCTCCCCGACCCCTTCGCCCGCCTGGAGGAGCGTCCGCTCAGCGTGCCGAAGGGCGAGGCGAACGGCGCCACGGATCTCATCGCGGCGACGTTCCGCGACGCCCCCGTCCCGGCCTTGCTCGTCGAGGTGGGCGCGCCGGAGGGCGTCGTCTGCCGGGCGCCCAACCGCGCCTTCTGCCGGCTCGTCGGTTTCGGCGAGGAGGAGGTGTGGGGACAGCCGCTGGACGAGCTGATCGAGGACGCCTCACGGCTGGTGACGGCCCTGGAGGGCGGCAGCGCCGAGGAACGGTTCGAGGGCCACTGCCGCCACGGCCGCGGCGGGCGGATCCGGGTCGTGGTGGAGGCCGCCCCGCTGGACCTCCCGGGGCAGGAGCGGCTCGCCATCCTGCAGCTGCACGAGATGACGGAGGCGGAGGACGCTCAACGCGCTCTGCGCGAGAGCGAGAACCGCATGCAGGAGGTCGTCGACAACGTCACGGCGCTCATCTACATCAAGCGCCGCGACGGCCGCTACCTGCTCATCAACCGCCACTTCGAGGAGATGTTCGGCGTCTCGCGCGAGGACACGCCGAACTGCAGCGACTACGACTTCTTCCCGCCGGCGATCGCCGCCGTGTACGCCGCCAACGACCGGCGCGTGCTGACGACCGGCAAGCCGATGGAGTGCGAGGAGCCCTGGACGCACGGGCGGACCTGGCTGTCGCTGAAGTTCCCGCTGTTCGACGACGAGGGCGCTCCCTACGCCGTCGGCGGCATCTCGACGGACATCACGGACCGCAGCCGCGCCGAGGCGGCGATCCGGCACGCCAAGGAGGAGGCCGAGCGCGGCAACCGGGCCAAGAGCGAGTTCCTGTCGCGCATGAGCCACGAGCTGCGCACGCCGCTCAACGCCATCATCGGGTTCGGCCAGCTCCTGGAGATGGAGGACCTGCCTCCGAGCGCGAACGAGAGCGTCGAGCGGATCGTCACCGCCGGCCGCCACCTCCTGACGCTGATCAACGAGGTGCTCGACATCAGCCGGATCGAGGCGGGCGCGCAGCCGACCGCGGTCGAGCCCGTGCATGCGTGCGAGCCGCTCGCCGAGGCGCTCGATCTCATCACACCGCTCGCCCGCGAGCGGAAGGTCTCGATCGTGCGCGACTTCCACGGCGGCCTGTTCGAGTTCGTCCTCGCCGACCCGCACCGCCTCAAGCAGGTCCTCCTGAACGTCGTCACCAACGCTGTCAAGTACAACCGGCCCGGCGGGACGGTGCGCGCCGCCTTCGTGAAGTCCGGCGACGATCGCCTGCGCTTCGTGATCATGGACACGGGGCTCGGCATCGAGCCCGAGAACCTGGAGAAGGTGTTCCTGCCGTTCGAGCGCCTGGGTGCGGACCGGACGAACCGCGAGGGCACCGGGCTCGGTCTCGCCCTGTCCCGCGGCCTGGTCGAGGCCATGGGCGGCACCATCGGCATCGAGCGGTCGGCCCCCGGCGAGGGCACCACGTTCTTCGTCGAGCTGCCGCTCACCGAGCGGCGCGACCTGGCCGCGACGGACCTCCTGCGCGGATCGTCGGCCGACGTGGAGGGCCTGACCATCGGCGGCCCCGTGACGGTGGCCTACATCGAGGACAACCTCTCGAACCTGGAGCTCGTGGAGCGCCTCTTCGAGCGCGTGGGGAACGTGACGCTCATCCCCGCCATGCAGGGCCAGCTCGGGATCGAGCTCGCGGCGCGCCACCGGCCGCACCTCGTGCTGCTGGATCTCCACCTGCCGGACCTCGACGGGGACGAGGTGCTGCGGCGGCTGCAGGGCGACGAGCGCACGAAGCACATCCCGGTCATCGTCCTGTCGGCCGACGCGACGTCGGCCCGGATCGACGAGCTCAAGGAACACGGCGCCGCCGGCTATCTCACGAAGCCGATCGACGTGCACGAGTTCCTCGCCGCCGTGCGCCAGACGCTCGCGAGGACCGCATGA
- a CDS encoding response regulator yields MTAAPVRILIADDHPVYREGVARVLAQRPEFEVVGEVDDGRAAVDEIRRLEPDVAVLDLRLPGLDGVSAAAVLEREGSPTKVVILSAFEDSATVYRAIASGARAYLQKVVSGETLCRTIVAVARGETVIPPALQGPLASEIRARRERADDPLLTKRELEILRLAADGLSAPEIADRLFVSVTTVKTHLQHVYAKLEVSDRTAAVAQALRRGLLT; encoded by the coding sequence ATGACGGCGGCCCCGGTCCGCATCCTGATCGCGGACGACCACCCGGTGTACCGGGAGGGCGTCGCCCGGGTGCTGGCGCAGCGGCCGGAGTTCGAGGTCGTCGGCGAGGTCGACGACGGTCGCGCGGCCGTCGACGAGATCCGCCGCCTCGAGCCCGACGTCGCGGTGCTCGACCTGCGGCTGCCCGGGCTCGACGGCGTCAGCGCCGCCGCGGTCCTCGAGCGGGAGGGATCGCCCACGAAGGTGGTCATCCTGTCGGCCTTCGAGGACAGCGCCACGGTGTACCGGGCGATCGCGTCGGGGGCGCGCGCCTACCTGCAGAAGGTCGTCTCCGGCGAGACGCTGTGCCGGACGATCGTCGCCGTCGCGCGCGGCGAGACCGTCATCCCGCCGGCGCTCCAGGGCCCCCTAGCCAGCGAGATCCGCGCCCGCCGCGAGCGAGCGGACGACCCGCTGCTGACCAAGCGCGAGCTCGAGATCCTCCGGCTGGCGGCCGATGGCCTATCGGCGCCCGAGATCGCCGATCGGCTCTTCGTGAGCGTGACGACGGTCAAGACCCATCTGCAGCACGTCTACGCGAAGCTCGAGGTCTCCGATCGCACCGCGGCGGTGGCCCAGGCCCTGCGCCGCGGCCTGCTGACGTAG
- a CDS encoding RNA polymerase sigma factor yields the protein MSRIGSAYDQRFRDFHRVASAILGDADLGRDAVQEAFARAISRRFDYRGDGPLEAWLWRAVTNVARDYRRTARATVLLGDLPEGGSRGIEADSFDSTIRNRVARLPERQRTALFLRYYVDLSYTEIAEILEIRTGTVSATLNAAIKALRKDLSPELQRDVAEAEPVAVAVAA from the coding sequence ATGAGCCGGATCGGGTCGGCGTACGACCAGCGCTTCCGCGACTTCCATCGCGTCGCCTCGGCCATCCTCGGAGACGCGGATCTCGGTCGGGACGCCGTTCAGGAGGCGTTCGCCCGGGCGATCAGCCGCCGGTTCGACTACCGGGGCGACGGACCGCTCGAGGCGTGGCTGTGGCGCGCTGTGACGAACGTCGCGCGCGACTACCGCCGTACGGCCCGGGCCACGGTGCTGCTCGGGGATCTGCCGGAAGGCGGGTCGCGCGGCATCGAGGCCGATTCGTTCGACTCGACGATCCGCAACCGCGTCGCGCGGTTGCCGGAGCGCCAGCGCACCGCGTTGTTCCTGCGCTACTACGTGGACCTCTCCTACACGGAGATCGCCGAGATCCTCGAGATCCGCACGGGCACCGTCAGCGCCACGCTGAACGCGGCGATCAAGGCGCTGCGCAAGGACCTGAGCCCGGAGCTGCAGCGCGACGTCGCCGAGGCCGAGCCGGTGGCGGTGGCGGTGGCCGCGTGA
- a CDS encoding SRPBCC family protein, which translates to MELTNEFTVAAPIGEAWPLLTDIERIAPCVPGFRLTGSSDGEYQGTMKVKVGAVQTTYECVVRFVEFDEEQHRAVIAAQGKEVRGQGGVTASITSTLSPEGDGTRATVVTNLDVTGRVAQFGRGILADVSNRLVKQFVAKLETTMLEPDPRPAEGPASGRGGATSSGSAASPPTSSASAAAPPGDDEALNLLSVAGAPMVKRLVVPALLLLMLVLVLRALARR; encoded by the coding sequence ATGGAGCTGACGAACGAGTTCACGGTGGCGGCGCCGATCGGCGAAGCCTGGCCGTTGCTGACCGACATCGAGCGGATCGCCCCGTGCGTCCCCGGGTTCCGGCTGACCGGCTCGTCGGACGGCGAGTACCAGGGCACGATGAAGGTGAAGGTCGGCGCGGTGCAGACGACCTACGAGTGCGTGGTCCGCTTCGTCGAGTTCGACGAGGAGCAGCACCGCGCCGTGATCGCCGCCCAGGGCAAGGAGGTGCGCGGCCAGGGCGGCGTCACCGCCTCGATCACCTCCACCCTCAGCCCCGAGGGCGACGGCACCCGCGCCACCGTCGTCACCAACCTCGACGTCACCGGCCGCGTCGCGCAGTTCGGCCGCGGCATCCTGGCCGACGTCAGCAACCGGCTCGTCAAGCAGTTCGTCGCGAAGCTCGAGACGACGATGCTGGAACCGGACCCCCGTCCGGCCGAGGGGCCGGCGAGCGGACGTGGGGGCGCGACGTCGAGCGGATCGGCCGCGTCGCCCCCCACGTCGTCCGCTTCCGCGGCGGCCCCGCCCGGCGACGACGAGGCGCTGAACCTGCTGTCCGTCGCCGGAGCGCCGATGGTCAAGCGGCTCGTCGTGCCCGCCCTCCTGCTGCTCATGCTGGTGCTCGTCCTCCGAGCGCTCGCGCGGAGATGA
- a CDS encoding XdhC family protein, with translation MGASESMGGTARAVLDVAEAWVRDGERVALAMVAGTKKSAPRPVGTKMAVSSSGQIEGAVSGGCVEGAVVEEAESVMATGEPRLLHYGISDAEAWDVGLQCGGEIAVWVEPFAMPSESEADDTPERLSAAFRDLQRAGRRAALVTLMRGPRPGAKLLRLDDGTHRGTLGDERADALAAGYADEMMWAGSSKLFEEADDDLALFVDVSAPAPRLFIFGAVDFSTALCTLARFLGWRPFVIDPRGRFAQPARFPDAEQVVAEWPQTAFERLGGIDRATSVVVLTHDPKLDDAALRAALASDAPYIGAMGSRTAQAARRERLLEAGIDESLLERISAPVGLNVGALTPEETALSIMGEIVALQRGRDGGRLANAATRIHPTTAGIGNER, from the coding sequence ATGGGCGCGTCCGAATCCATGGGCGGCACGGCGCGGGCGGTCCTGGACGTCGCCGAGGCGTGGGTGCGCGACGGCGAGCGCGTGGCGCTCGCGATGGTGGCCGGCACGAAGAAGTCGGCGCCGCGGCCGGTCGGGACCAAGATGGCGGTCAGCTCGTCCGGGCAGATCGAGGGTGCGGTGTCCGGGGGCTGCGTCGAAGGCGCGGTCGTCGAGGAGGCCGAGAGCGTCATGGCGACCGGCGAGCCGCGCCTGCTGCACTACGGCATCAGCGACGCCGAGGCATGGGACGTCGGTCTGCAGTGCGGCGGCGAGATCGCCGTCTGGGTCGAGCCGTTCGCGATGCCGTCGGAGTCGGAGGCGGACGACACGCCCGAGCGCCTCAGCGCGGCCTTCCGTGACCTGCAGCGCGCCGGTCGGCGCGCCGCGCTCGTGACGCTGATGCGCGGCCCGCGCCCCGGGGCCAAGCTCCTGCGCCTCGACGACGGCACGCACCGCGGAACCCTGGGCGACGAGCGCGCCGATGCGCTCGCCGCCGGGTACGCGGACGAGATGATGTGGGCCGGCTCGTCGAAGCTCTTCGAGGAGGCGGACGACGACCTGGCGCTGTTCGTCGACGTCAGCGCGCCGGCGCCCCGGCTGTTCATCTTCGGCGCCGTCGACTTCTCCACCGCCCTGTGCACCCTGGCGCGCTTCCTCGGATGGCGGCCGTTCGTGATCGACCCCCGTGGCCGCTTCGCGCAGCCGGCGCGCTTCCCCGACGCCGAGCAGGTTGTGGCGGAGTGGCCCCAGACCGCGTTCGAGCGCCTGGGGGGCATCGACCGGGCGACCTCGGTGGTCGTGCTGACCCACGATCCCAAGCTCGACGACGCCGCGCTGCGGGCGGCGCTGGCCTCGGACGCTCCGTACATCGGGGCGATGGGCAGCCGCACTGCACAGGCGGCCCGTCGCGAGCGGCTGCTCGAGGCGGGGATCGACGAGTCCCTCCTGGAGCGCATCTCGGCCCCGGTCGGATTGAACGTCGGCGCGCTGACGCCGGAGGAGACGGCCCTGTCGATCATGGGCGAGATCGTGGCCCTCCAGCGGGGACGCGACGGGGGCCGGCTCGCGAACGCGGCGACGCGCATCCACCCAACGACGGCGGGCATCGGGAACGAGCGTTGA
- a CDS encoding molybdopterin molybdotransferase MoeA — protein MLSHEEAWACVAGSVRLLRVERVRLARAVGRTLAEPVVAAVDLPPFDRSAMDGFAVRAQDTYGMSLRVVGSLAAGDVPAVRVAPGTAVEISTGAPLPSGADAVLQSELASVHGDGIVPHEPIARGRFVRYRAEDVREGEVLARAGTVVSVKQLAALASAGVAEVVVHRRARVRIVVNGDELLEPGTPPRAGAVYEVNGLVLRHVAERIGAEVVAATLVGDDPEAVRAEFERGLDGDVLIAAGGMAGGRHDHARAAFAACGVEERLRGVLITPGRPFWFGCRGGTLVFGMPGSPLSSLVCSLLFVEPAVRRMQGEAHAVARVVRARLAVSVAPEDGRTTLLTARLDRAADGGLLATPTFRQGPHVTAALGECDCFVIVPHDAPPLAAGSEVQVLLACASDGDLAWPLDAQ, from the coding sequence ATGCTGTCCCACGAGGAGGCGTGGGCCTGTGTGGCGGGGAGCGTCCGGCTGCTCAGGGTGGAGCGCGTACGGCTGGCGCGTGCGGTCGGGCGGACGCTCGCCGAGCCGGTCGTCGCGGCCGTCGACCTGCCGCCGTTCGACCGCTCGGCGATGGACGGGTTCGCCGTACGGGCGCAGGACACGTACGGCATGTCCCTGCGGGTCGTTGGCAGCCTCGCCGCCGGCGACGTCCCGGCCGTCAGGGTGGCGCCGGGCACCGCGGTGGAGATCTCCACCGGCGCCCCGCTGCCCAGCGGGGCCGATGCCGTGCTCCAATCGGAGCTCGCGAGCGTCCACGGGGACGGGATCGTCCCGCACGAGCCGATCGCGCGCGGCCGCTTCGTGCGCTACCGGGCCGAGGACGTGCGCGAAGGAGAGGTCCTGGCCCGCGCGGGCACGGTGGTGTCGGTCAAGCAGCTCGCCGCGCTGGCCTCCGCCGGCGTCGCGGAGGTGGTGGTGCACCGGCGCGCCCGGGTGAGGATCGTCGTCAACGGCGATGAGCTACTCGAGCCGGGCACGCCGCCACGCGCCGGGGCCGTGTACGAGGTCAACGGGCTCGTCCTGCGCCACGTCGCCGAGCGGATCGGCGCCGAGGTCGTCGCCGCCACGCTCGTCGGCGACGATCCCGAGGCGGTGCGCGCCGAGTTCGAGCGCGGCCTCGACGGGGACGTGCTGATCGCCGCCGGTGGGATGGCGGGCGGTCGCCACGACCACGCCCGGGCGGCGTTCGCGGCATGCGGTGTGGAGGAGCGGCTCCGGGGGGTCCTCATCACGCCCGGCAGGCCCTTCTGGTTCGGGTGCCGGGGAGGCACGCTGGTCTTCGGGATGCCCGGCAGCCCCCTCTCGAGCCTGGTCTGCTCGCTGCTCTTCGTCGAGCCGGCAGTGCGCCGGATGCAGGGCGAGGCGCACGCCGTCGCACGAGTGGTGCGTGCGCGCCTGGCCGTCTCCGTGGCGCCGGAGGACGGCCGGACGACGCTGCTGACCGCCCGCCTCGACCGCGCGGCCGACGGGGGGCTGCTCGCTACGCCGACGTTCCGCCAGGGGCCGCACGTCACCGCGGCGCTCGGAGAGTGCGACTGCTTCGTGATCGTGCCGCACGACGCGCCGCCGCTGGCCGCCGGGTCGGAGGTCCAGGTGCTGCTCGCCTGCGCCTCCGACGGGGATCTCGCCTGGCCGCTCGACGCGCAGTAG